The Capsicum annuum cultivar UCD-10X-F1 chromosome 1, UCD10Xv1.1, whole genome shotgun sequence sequence taatatgaaaaaataatttaaaaggatAATAGAACTCTTGTATAATTTAGATAAGAAGCAGTCTTCAATGTAGATTTTCACCTCACTTCAACATTTTACTAtgataattaatataatttaacaaACAAATACCACTTAACTCCTTTGACCTTTAATATTCATACAACAACTCTCTCTTCACTACAATTTGAATAATATCAATTATCTCTCGAGTCCATTCTTGTCGAAAATGCGTACATGAAATGTCATCTTTCCATCATAATTGAAAACCAGGAGCTCACCCCCTTCAAAATGCTGCTCCATCCTAAAATTCTTCCAGCCACCATGCATGAACATCCCACctttattcaattttagttctATGTTCCAATACTTGCCGCAAGGCCCTACCAAAAATGTTATTTCTGTTGCTTCTTTTGTTACATGCTTCACAAAATCTGATGGGATTCtctataacaaaataaaataaagaataaaaaaattctctTGAGTTTGAGTTCCATCACCATTTatcaacataatataattttaacatatttaatGCAAATAAACAATTAGAATACATGGGTAGGTACCGATgtatatctaaaaatattaaatttaagtgTTATTTGGTGTATTATTGATTTAAGTTGAGTTCAAGTTTCACCtccaacaatcaacaaaaataattcGGCATActtaattcaaaatctaaaataatgtacAACAATGCGTAAAGAGCATTGTTGTAAATCTATTTAATCTctagatattaaaataataaataaacgaCCTGACTCATCATAATTTAAGTTGAGTTAAAATTTCAACTCTATCTATCAATAAAAATAGTTGCACGCGTAATTCATGAGAAAGATCAAACAAGCATGTTAGGAGCACATTGTTTGAAATCTAAGTAAATAAATGCAAGAATTTACTCTATATCAATTTAAATTTGTGAATAAGATTGTGTTTGTAAAAGTACTAAATGAAAGATTTATAAATAagtattttctctcaagaaatttgataagatttgaataactaaaattaaaagtaaaattagttgactattagttatttaattattaattcacgTTTCACCTTCATCCTTATAagatttaaagaactaaaattaaattgaaaatagTTGACTCTTagttatttaattgttaattcaTATTTCACCTCAGTTCTTAAACATAGATATTTGTGCATTGGTAATCCATGAATAAGATCAAACAAGCACGTGAGGAGTACATGGTacaaatctaaaagaaataaatgaaagtGTTCATTCAGTAAGAGTTAATCCTTAACACGATTTAACTCGAGTTTAGTTATCACCTGTCACAAATATTTGCACGTGCATAATGCATGAGTGAGATTAAACATACACAAGAGAGATATGTAATCTGAATCTAAAAAGGATA is a genomic window containing:
- the LOC107856897 gene encoding putative B3 domain-containing protein Os04g0347400 encodes the protein MRNSNGDDSLCFYKILFDPEIEELRIPSDFVKHVTKEATEITFLVGPCGKYWNIELKLNKGGMFMHGGWKNFRMEQHFEGGELLVFNYDGKMTFHVRIFDKNGLER